The Aquila chrysaetos chrysaetos chromosome 19, bAquChr1.4, whole genome shotgun sequence genome includes a region encoding these proteins:
- the P4HA3 gene encoding prolyl 4-hydroxylase subunit alpha-3 has product MRALGLGLGVPLLLLLLLLLPPPPPAPAETYTAMLSVRRALGSEGRLLRRLRAYLREESARLRRLARFYEKVQALHQDPKASVDNPLLAFSLIKRLHSDWPNVIYSDEATENTQALHAGFKEVEQELPGAEDLDGAARALMRLQDVYALSVKGMANGVFQPAGASRPPLYSPGRRVSLSADDCFHVGKVAYDTGDYYHSIAWLEEAVSLFRLSYGSWNPEDRSSLEDALDHLAFSYFMAGNISHALSLSKEFLHYDPSNRRVARNVAKYEKLLETGMAASAGPLRRPNGTRLQSRDAYEELCQRPGGQPSPEQIPRLSCSYETNGSPYLLLQPAKKEVVRIRPYVALYHDFISDAEAETIKGLAGPWLQRSVVASGEKQQKAEYRISKSAWLKDTADPVVRVLELRIAAVTGLDLRPPYAEYLQVVNYGLGGHYEPHFDHATSRKSPLYRMKSGNRIATVMIYLSAVEAGGSTAFIHANFSVPVVKNAALFWWNLRRNGDGDGDTLHAGCPVLAGDKWVANKWIHEHGQEFRRPCSTDPRD; this is encoded by the exons atGCGggcgctggggctggggctgggggtgccgctgctgctgctgctgctgctgctgctgccgccgcccccccccgccccggccgaGACTTACACGGCCATGCTGAGCGTCCGGAGGGCTCTGGGCTCCGAGGGGCGACTGCTCCGCCGGCTCCGTGCTTACCTGCGGGAGGAGAGCGCCCGCCTCCGCCGCCTCGCCAG GTTTTACGAGAAGGTCCAGGCGCTGCACCAGGACCCCAAGGCCTCGGTGGACAACCCTTTGCTGGCCTTCAGCCTCATCAAGCGTCTTCACTCCGACTGGCCCAACGTCATCTACAGTGATGAGGCCACCGAGAACACCCAgg CACTCCATGCCGGCTTCAAGGAggtggagcaggagctgcctggagCCGAGGACCTGGACGGGGCAGCCCGGGCACTGATGCGGCTGCAGGACGTCTACGCGCTCAGCGTCAAGGGCATGGCCAACGGCGTCTTCCAGCCAGCCGGCGCCAGCCGACCGCCCCTCTACAGCCCTGGCCGGCGCGTCTCCCTCTCCGCCGATGACTGTTTCCACGTGGGCAAG GTGGCCTACGACACGGGCGACTACTACCACTCCATCGCGTGGCTGGAGGAGGCCGTCAGCCTCTTCCGCCTCTCCTACGGCAGCTGGAATCCCGAGGACCGGAGCAGCCTGGAGGATGCTCTGGACCATCTCGCCTTCTCCTACTTTATG GCTGGAAACATCTCCCATGCCTTGAGCCTCTCCAAGGAGTTTCTCCACTACG ACCCCAGTAACCGAAGGGTGGCGAGGAACGTGGCCAAGTACGAGAAGCTGCTGGAGACGGGGATGGCGGCAAGCGCCGGACCCCTGCGGCGACCCAATGGCACCCGCCTGCAGAGCCGCGATGCCTACGAGGAGCTGTGCCAGCGCCCGGGGGGGCag CCGTCCCCGGAGCAGATTCCGCGCCTTAGCTGCTCCTATGAGACCAACGGCAGCCCCTACCTCCTACTCCAGCCTGCCAAGAAGGAGGTGGTCCGGATCCGGCCCTACGTGGCATTGTACCACGATTTCATCAGCGACGCCGAAGCCGAGACCATCAAGGGGCTGGCGGGACCCTGG ctgcagaggtCCGTGGTCGCCtctggagagaagcagcagaaagccgAGTACCGGATAAGCAAGAG CGCCTGGTTGAAGGACACCGCCGACCCGGTGGTGAGGGTGTTGGAGCTGCGCATCGCTGCCGTCACCGGCCTGGATCTGCGGCCACCCTACGCCGAGTACCTGCAGGTGGTCAACTATGGCTTGGGAGGTCACTACGAGCCACACTTCGACCACGCCACG TCCAGGAAGAGCCCCCTTTACAGAATGAAGTCGGGCAACAGGATCGCCACGGTCATGATCTAC CTAAGCGCGGTGGAGGCTGGCGGCTCCACTGCCTTCATCCACGCCAACTTCAGCGTGCCCGTGGTTAAG AATGCAGCTCTCTTCTGGTGGAACCTGCGGAGGAACGGGGACGGTGACGGGGACACCCTGCACGCCGGCTGCCCCGTCCTGGCTGGGGACAAGTGGG TGGCGAATAAGTGGATCCACGAGCACGGGCAGGAGTTTCGGCGGCCATGCAGCACTGACCCACGAGACTGA